CACAAGATCGATATTTGATCTTGCATGAAGTTTCAGCAGTACACGCTTACGGTACGAGTTGATTGTATTAATAGAAACCTTATACTCTCCGGCAATTTCTTTGGAACTTTTTCCTTCTGCCAGGCCTCGTAAAACTTCGAACTCTCTATCGGATAAATTATGATGTTTTGCCTTATCTATGCTTTCATCGATAATATCGGGAAGTTCCTGTTGGACTTCCGGGCTGAAATATTTCATACCCCGTGCGACCATTCGTACCGCTTTGATTAACTCTTCACCCGGCTCGGATTTTGTTAAGTATCCTGATGCTCCCGCTTGTACTATCCTGCGCGCATACTGCGACACAGGAACCATGCTCAAGACCAATACCGGCACTTTCGATTCAATGATTCTAATCGTTCTAAGAATTTCAAGACCGCCTTTTCCTGGAAGATTGACATCGAGAATAATTATATCCCATTTATTGTTTTTTATTTGCTCCATGGCTTCATCGTAGTTCCCAGCTCGTGCAAGTTTTGTAATATCAAAATTGTCGGTCAAAATGTGAACAATCCCTTCGCGTGTAAATTCATGATCATCGACAATAAGCGCTCTCATAGAGAATGACCCCCCTCCTTTTCCACCATTGCCGCCTTTGATTGACTTCCATCGTGAATCTGAACGCTCAACACAACGCATGTACCTTTCCCGGGATTGCTTGTGAATGCAATTTTACCTCCCAACATCCGGGCGCGTTCCTGCATGCTCAAAATTCCCAATGACTCAGGATGAACAATCATCGCCTGGTCAATGCCCTTACCGTTGTCTGTAATTGCCACTCGAAGTTCACCGTTATTCAAGTGCATTGCAACTTCAGCGCGTGTTGCTTCTGAATGACGGGCTATATTGGTCAATGCTTCTTGAATGATCCTATACACACCGGTCGTCTTCGCATCATCCAAGGACGGGAGGTTATCTGGTTGTTGAAGCTTGACCTCGATTGAAGTTCGCTTTGTGAATTCACGTATATGCCATTCCACTGCCGCCGCTAATCCGACAGTGTCCAAAATTTTAGGCCGCAATCCGGAAGAGATTCTCTGAACAGTTTTCGTTGTTGTATCGACCATAGTCCGTATAGCTTGGTACCGCTCTTTTACGCTGGATTTCATGACAGTATGTTTTCCCAACCAGAGCAGATCGTACTTAATACCTGTAAGAGCGCCGCCGAGTTCATCGTGCAATTCGCGGGCAATCTGTTTTTGTTCTTCCTCCCGCGCCGCTTGAAGTTTTTCTGAAAATAATTGCATTTGGCGCAGTCGTTCACGCTGGGCGGCTTCAATTTTACGATGACTGCGCACCATCATCACCACAAAAAAAAGAAACAGCCCAAGCACTACTGCAGTGACACTGAATATTGCAGTAAGTATTATGCTTTGGTCTGAGGACACAAAAACCCTACTGTGAAAAGTATATTGAAAAGAATCTTGAGGCTCCAATCTATAGAAGTAACAAGGAAGAATGCTTCTGTCGAATAATGAAGAAGCATTCCTCGTGAAGTAATAATCAAGAGTGTGCCTGCATAATAGATAACAAAGGAAAGAAGTACCCAGAAGCGATAATGGTTTATTACTGGATGAATTCTATCCCTGATAAAAACAAATAGCGTGAATTCTGCGCTAATAACGAGTAGACCCTGTGAAGTACCTGCTATAACAGAATATAATCCGGTAAGAGGTTCAAAGGTAAACTTTGCAATAATCCAAAACAGTATGTAAAGCAACATTAGAGCTTGAAATAATCTCTTTATCCGAAGCGTTTCCTGCCAAACAGTTATAATAGACATAATAAATATATATTCTATGAGATAATAAACATGATTAAGCCCAAGAGTTAATTGATATCCCTTTGCGAAGTACCTAAGATACATGTCTGCTGCAAATGCAAATATCAGATAATAAAGAAGGATATTCATCCCTCGTCCCAAGATCCTCATTCTTGAAATTCCCACACACAGCGGTAAAGCAACGCTGAAGATCGATATATACATTAAAATCGGATATTGTATCATCATCTATGCATACTGACATTGTTATTACTAAACATCCTAACTATAAAAAACCAAAATATACGTTGAAGCGACGTAAGTAGTAGTTTGCTGTGACATTGAATTACATTTTTGCAGAGATAGTAAAGATTGATATAATCATAATTTTTGGGTCTGAGGACACAAGAACCCAATTGTGAAAAGTATATTGATTAGAATTCTAAGATTCCAATCTATAGATGTAACAAGGAATAGATTCTCTTTTGAATAATGAATGAGAATTCCGCGTAAGGCAATAGTTATAAGTGTACCTGCGTAATAGACCACGAACGAAAGGAGTATCCAAAAACGATGATAGTTCATTAGGGGTTGCAATCGATTCCCGATAACCACAAACAACGTATATCCTGCACTGAGAGTGAGAAGAACTTGTGACGCACTTGCTGTAACTGAATATAATCCATCCAGGGGTTCAAAAGTTAACTTTGCAATAATCCAAAATAGTATGTATAGAAACATTACTGTTTGGAATATTCTTTTCATTCTCTGTGACTCTTGCCAAACAGTAACAATAGAAATGATAAATAATAATTCTACGAGATAATACACATGGTGAAGTCCAAGAGTAAATTGATACCCCTTGACGAACCGTAAAAAATAAACGTCTGCAACAAAAGTAAAAACTAGAAAAAAGAACAGAATTTTCAACCCATGTTGTAGGACATTAATCTTTAAAATACCTACACCGATCGGTAAAACTGAACTAAAGAGAGCTATATACACTAATAAAGGATATTGATTCATCTGCTCTGCATATTAAAATCATTACAACAATCGAATTAAAATGCAACTGGGTAGCATAGTTGCAATTCCACCGCATTTTATTATAAAGATAGCAAATGAATCACGCTCTTGCAATTTTACTTTGTTAATTACCGCAATAGGGCGGACATACATCTAATGGACCAGCAATTACGACTGGCACCATATCTTTACCGTTCTTATCAATTCCAACAATCACGAACCCGGATTTACCGTTTACATTTTTGCCATAATACATGCGAACTCCAGCACAGCCGGGTTGTTTCATGGTTTTATCAACAACATCTTTTCCAAAATAATGTACAAGCACATCGTTCGACGAAACGGTTATGCGGTGTAAGTTTGCCAGAGAAGGTACATCTTTTATCGATTTCGATGGTCCTGCATTCACAGATTTATCGGTTGATGGATAGAT
Above is a window of Ignavibacteriales bacterium DNA encoding:
- a CDS encoding response regulator transcription factor; protein product: MRALIVDDHEFTREGIVHILTDNFDITKLARAGNYDEAMEQIKNNKWDIIILDVNLPGKGGLEILRTIRIIESKVPVLVLSMVPVSQYARRIVQAGASGYLTKSEPGEELIKAVRMVARGMKYFSPEVQQELPDIIDESIDKAKHHNLSDREFEVLRGLAEGKSSKEIAGEYKVSINTINSYRKRVLLKLHARSNIDLVKYAYKHKIVE
- a CDS encoding sensor histidine kinase: MSSDQSIILTAIFSVTAVVLGLFLFFVVMMVRSHRKIEAAQRERLRQMQLFSEKLQAAREEEQKQIARELHDELGGALTGIKYDLLWLGKHTVMKSSVKERYQAIRTMVDTTTKTVQRISSGLRPKILDTVGLAAAVEWHIREFTKRTSIEVKLQQPDNLPSLDDAKTTGVYRIIQEALTNIARHSEATRAEVAMHLNNGELRVAITDNGKGIDQAMIVHPESLGILSMQERARMLGGKIAFTSNPGKGTCVVLSVQIHDGSQSKAAMVEKEGGHSL